In Pygocentrus nattereri isolate fPygNat1 chromosome 19, fPygNat1.pri, whole genome shotgun sequence, the sequence AAATTCATCTCTGGAAGACTCTggagttcttcagatttacaGCTTCATTTACATACTATTGGAGGAATTTATCAAGCCATTCTCCAAAAATGTGTTTCACATAAACATTTAACACATAAACTGGCAGAATTCAGCagctgcccattggcttctattgtaAATGGTGTCAGGGGTCAACAGGTTTCATGTTCTTCTCTATGGACCGAGAAATTATTGTCCACACTAATCCATTATGCACAGTTAGGGATTAGATTGAAAGTGTATTACTTTCATTACCTCCCACTGATACCAACTCCCTTTGATGTAATCAAGAAGATACTTACTCATCTCCTTTCAGAACACCTGTTCCCTCTGGGTCAAACATCTTGAAGGCGTTAAGAATAGTCTCCTCAGGGTCAGTACCTGAGAAGTGAGAAGTCTTTCTGGTCAGTCTATACAAGAAGGACCAATTCAGTTCGAGAGTACAGCACAGTTTAATGATTTCCCTGTTTATGCACACCTGAATTAAGCCACCTGTTATCATGTTTAATAGGTGTTTTAGCAGAAAGTCAACAAACTGTGATGGATTCTGGACCAGATGACCAGAAATTAGGCTGATCATTTCAGTACTAGTTATATTACTAGGTACATTTAGAGTACTAGGTTACATTACTAGCTAAATTTCATTCAAGTCACTTAATGATGAATTCCACCAGTCTTTCggtaaaccaagtcattcagaattGTTTGgcatgaaatgctctgttctggagCAAAAATGTTGTACTatctggggcagtgcccctgtTGTAACTGAgatgggaccctcaagggtacatctcagtacctttagtcagggaacataagcTGTAgtaactccacacaccccgtctcatctccaggctttaattttactgttctgtattaaaatattcggttatgaaaagttataaatatgaacttttcacctggaaaaacgtattCAAGGTTCATGGTTGGACCTTAGAACCATTGCTGTACATTTAACGGAACATTTATActgtttgtatcttgatgaatgaaaaatgtacctggacagagcctttatttctaacagtgtagagaaacttaatgagtcagaactgttcagagtggcggtgataggaaccagacgcaacacctctaaaagctcccttacagaaagttgtCAAATAAAAGACTTATGTATGCACTGCCAGATGTccttcatggtggagggagctGCAGTAAAGAGAAATGGTCCCCCAAATAGATGTACATTTTTGATTTACTACTATCATTATTAGCACCACATGGAAAAGCTCAAAAACATGTTTAGGtacactggtggttttggatgggcATATTTATCTTGTAGATATTGGGACTcatggttcccatcagcaccattgtaaagaaagaGCCTTAGACTTGTTTTTTCTGGATCAGCATCTGTATCCCGGAATAAAGGTTGTCAGTCATGACTATAGCTGGAACGTACCTTTAAGTTTCTCACCAAACATGCTGAGGAACACTGTGAAGTTGATGGCACCGGGGGCCTCTTTCAGCATGTCATCCAGCTCGTCGTTTCCTACATTCAGACGACCTGGAAACAGAAATGCAGAGGAATACATCAGAAAGCTACGTCAGAGAGcctccgctcactggccactgtattagaaacacctaccatgtgcttctattcactgaccactttattagaaacaactatgtacttccactcactggccactttattagaaacaacacCCTTGttctttcactaactggccactttattagaaacatctactttCTACATCtggtcactggccactttaatagaaacttATGCTTCtgctcaccggccactttattagaaacacctaccatgtgcttctactcactggccactttattagaaccaCCTACTGTGTGCTTCccttcactggtcactttattcgaaacacctaccttctgcatccgctcactggccactttaatagaaacgtAGGCTtacactctctggccacttcattagaaataaCTTCCTTGtattttcactcactggccactttactggaaacaacTACCTTGTACTAcctctcactgaccactttataaGTTGCACTAGGTgtacacttacagactgtataccatctgttgctgcacaatttaccACACCCGCCTCTTTAATCACTGATCAGTTTCAACAGGGCCACTTCTGACCAGATTTAATTTGGGTTGTTGACCACTCTCAGAGCAGAGTTTTATATCAGTCGCACTGCTCAGTTGCGAGTGAACCACTCAAACATATCCAGACAAGAGTGGTTACGTCATCAGAAACCGACCACTGTTGAAGGCTCTAGGGTGGCTAACTGAAACAgtatcaacagatgggctacaaggggttgctaataaagtggccagctgcTGTGTGTTCATTATAGTGTACATGTCTGAAACTGCCCATACATCAGCACTGAGAGGTGGGCTGGAAAGTATGTACAGAGAGAGGAACATTGCACTATGAGAAAAACTAAAGAGCATTTACCCACAGCAGCGAACGTGTCTCTGAGGTCATTCTTGTCGATGAAGCCGTCTCTGTTTTGGTCCATGATGGTGAACGCCTGCAGGAAGTTATAACCCGTTAACTCGAGAAACATCAGCTGCTCTCTATATATCAAAGAAACGCTCTGCACTAATGTCTTAAGAGCTCATCCATCACATATACTGTAAATCACAGTGATTTTGGCCTGCGTCTGGTCCAACCAAGGAGCTGTCTGTTAAAGTTATAGCTCCAGTGAGTTACGGTTTGCATCGATTCAAAATAGCCGTGGCTGATATGTGGAGATAAACCGAGGAAATGGTTCTTGCCTCCTTGAACTCCTGAATCTGGGACTGCTCGAACATGGTGAAGACGTTGGAGCTGGCCGACTCCTTCTTCTTGGCCTTTTTGGGTGGCTGTACAAATTGAGGTAGAAGGTTTATTGAAAGAATCAAGTCATTATGTCATTAATGAGACTACTGGGAAATATACAGTGTCTGGTGATTACATTTGTATGCGGTAATTTCCACCTCCGATGAGTTATAATCAATTATGATCGATCAATTCTAATAATACTTAATAAAGTTTGCACTCTTGCACTCAGACTTAGCATTAGCTTGGTGTATAATTCGTTTTTACCTAATTTACTCTGCATTGCAGTTGTGTTCAGTTCCACCCGTTACCTCTATCACATGATGCTTCCAAGTTGGGacggtgaaggctagcacaagGTTCCTTTGAGACACATGAAGCACCACCATATCTTTTCCAACCGCCATCACtgaacagctcaacatgcttggaggagaacactaattgCCAATTTTGCTACATCAGCTAACGAATGGCTATGGTTGGCTAGcatcacactgtcccatatgggaaaaatatatattggaaatttatttgtatttattatatttttaaatagctTTAATAAAGGTTACAGATAGAACTAAATGATACGGCCTTCTGTGTTTCTCACTGTACTTtgcataatatataaaatgaagaTATTGAGATATAAATTAATTTCAAAAGGTGTCCATACAGTAAAGTGTATATTTTTTGTGTGGTACACTTCTAGGTGTAATATTTCTCCatacaatttaaaataaatatattttaaaaagtgtggtTGCTCCACACTCTGTATTCTGAATCTAAAACAAAGTCATCAAATCATTTCGAGGTGATCTGGTGAAACCACACCTTTCACTTTCTTTAcataataaagataataattTTACTAAAATGTGATGGTCATGGTGGCCTAGCAGTTAATACAGAGCCCCTGTGCTGTACTAATGGTGTGGAGGCCAccgagtgtgtttacatgcacttaataatccggtAAATgtagaaaatctgattttgccCGTAATCTGagcaatgtgtttacatgcatgtgagtaatcagataataagtaaactccaggtctacatgaatcagtcagtaatcagatttctgctttgcaaccagtcaataaactcacagaagaagatgcgACGTAAACGTAAAGTAAAACTCAAACGTCAGgacgccactttacctgaaaatatgaacatacatcatctagaagatgaagaacgtTTAAATCCTTCATTCAGTCAAgtatgtatttggtttcagcgccgctccaaaagtgtttagCTGAGACACATGACAgcactgcttgcttatttccagtacctcCAACTGTTTTCAcgcatgtgcagactgagaaatccgaaagaaatcagagtaagagttcacatgtactgaggaatctgattactgagctaaaatcctcATTTCtcaatcggatttctagaccttactccgatctaagaaatctgAGCATACTGTTTACATGATTATTTGAATAaccagataactgcagaaatctgattatgatcggataattgagtgcatgtaaaatgTCATTAATCTATCATTAACAGTGATAAGAACTCTGATTCACTTGCATGAAACAGTTCTGCTTTCGGAGTTCTCAAGTTTCaaaattgcttaaaaaaaagtttgttacaaaataaaagaagaaaaaaagagtttttgaTGATATGCTGGTGTGAATTCTGTGGAACTGCCAGCTCTGCTAAGCCAGCCTGCATTGGCTAGCATCACACCAAATCAAATCTTGACACATTGAATGATTTCCTGAAGAAATGTAATTGAACTGAATCATGAACTGGCCAATGCTGCAGCTATTAAAAAGGTAGCAAAAAAGGTAGCAAAGCATGCTGTCAGCAATGCCTGCTGTACAGttcattacagtaaaatatgcaGATTAAGGAATCCATCCTCCAATCATCATTTTACAGTTCAATTTTACACTCTTCCCAAGTTTTCTTAGTCACGTCCACATTCATGTATTTAAGTATGTTGTCACCTGAAATTTAAGCACTTctctgaaatatttacattcatgaGCGATTATTTTCAGCGTCAAGCTCATCTGTGTTAGTATTTCTGTCAGCAGGTCCTGCTGACCTCACACTACCATTGTCCTGAGATTTTACGATTTATTATCGGACACGTAATTGACCTTGACGGCCTTTTTGGCCAAGTGCACGACAACCCTGCATGCAGTTAACAGTATGCGAAACTTTGTGTCAGAAAAGGTCAGCAAAAGCAAGCAGACTTGGGTGATAACCTACCATTGTGAGAGTGGCTGAGGTCCTGCAGGAGGTCAGTCAGTGCCTGGGCAGACAACAGAGTCACTGCccctgttttatatatatacatatatatgaatcCCACCAAGCATACCTGCTCTAAGTTTAGATAATAGAGCATGGCTTGGAAAAATGCAGTAACTAACCGCCCTTGTGAAGTATGTGGACCACGCTGAGCGCATCGCCCTCATAAAGGACACAGTTATGTCCGTAATGCCAGGCCTGCCGCGCCTCTTTCACAGGTGCTACTATGTAAAGGCCACTATTCCCTGGGGGTGAGGTTGGGACAGGGTGTCGGAGGGGTGGTGTGCACCAAAACGTCTctactaaacaaaaaaatgacatcttcTCAAGTGGAAGCATCACGAGATACAAACGCTGTGAGATTAATATCCATTTTCAGACAATTCATATGTAAAGTGATCTGATATGATCTCGCTgcactggcagatcattttaattACTCCCAGCATTGTTTTGTAAAATAAGAAATTATATAAAGCAAATAAGGCACACCAGCTTGTtaaagagcttttagaggatgtctggttcctatcagcaccacagtgaataattctgactcagtaagtttctctagaatgaagcctttcacatcaacccactcGTAATAACTTAGTTTACTTCTAAATAGTTGAATCatggagaaattttgaaaaatcgctGGAAATCTTTCACTCGCTGACGCATTACTAGAACGTTCACGAGTGCATTCCTCGCTTAAaagtgtgaacagcagagattTGACTAGAAAAGCCATTAGGCCCAATGTAAAGCACCCAGTTTTGCTTCTAGCCGCTGTCCACCCCGTGGGTAATTGTTGCTGGGATTTATAAATGCTATGTTTTTGGCAGCTGTGTTGGCTTTAGGTTGGACAGCTGGCAAACATTGTAATTCTCAAAGACAAAGACATAACAGGGGGATTCACTAGGCTCAGGTCAGGAGTTATCTGACCTT encodes:
- the LOC108424014 gene encoding myosin regulatory light chain 2B, cardiac muscle isoform-like, giving the protein MPPKKAKKKESASSNVFTMFEQSQIQEFKEAFTIMDQNRDGFIDKNDLRDTFAAVGRLNVGNDELDDMLKEAPGAINFTVFLSMFGEKLKGTDPEETILNAFKMFDPEGTGVLKGDEIKYYLMSQADKFSEAEINQMFTMFPLDVSGNLDYKNLCYVITHGEEKEQD